In the Henningerozyma blattae CBS 6284 chromosome 8, complete genome genome, one interval contains:
- the FMN1 gene encoding riboflavin kinase (similar to Saccharomyces cerevisiae FMN1 (YDR236C); ancestral locus Anc_8.459), with the protein MLLSRFQDWILTALMSLQIDKKQDLTHDAQLKTMGYVYPARRDCDIPIPVIVTKPYPLVAPFAPVIGGFGRGSTELGCPTANVDPKNVPWLVSHNDSETSSGLNDSGIADTGVYFGFARVRPAKHDTNAETILEIERAGTNGTERRNVEFNYGALLEKSQGDLEVLPAVLSVGLNPYYGNKEKTVEIHVLHKFAHSFYGADISFVVLGYIRPELDYSTLDALVKDINMDIDIATTILQKPGYALYKDLLL; encoded by the coding sequence ATGTTACTTAGTCGTTTTCAAGACTGGATCCTTACTGCACTAATGTCATTacaaattgataaaaaacAAGATCTTACACACGACGCTCAATTGAAAACTATGGGATATGTCTATCCAGCAAGACGTGACTGTGATATTCCAATTCCTGTTATTGTCACAAAACCTTACCCCTTGGTTGCTCCCTTTGCTCCTGTAATTGGTGGATTTGGTCGTGGATCTACTGAACTAGGCTGTCCAACCGCCAATGTTGATCCCAAGAATGTTCCTTGGTTAGTTAGCCACAATGATAGTGAAACCTCTAGTGGGTTGAATGATTCTGGGATAGCTGATACTGGTGTATATTTTGGGTTTGCTCGTGTACGCCCTGCTAAACATGATACCAATGCGGAGACTATTCTTGAGATTGAGCGTGCAGGTACTAATGGAACTGAACGTCGTAATGTGGAATTTAACTATGGTGCTCTGTTAGAAAAATCACAAGGTGATCTAGAAGTTTTGCCAGCCGTATTGTCTGTTGGTCTAAACCCATATTATGGCAATAAGGAGAAAACAGTTGAGATTCATGTTTTGCATAAGTTTGCACACAGTTTCTACGGTGCAGATATCTCATTTGTGGTGTTAGGTTATATCAGACCGGAATTGGATTATTCCACTTTGGATGCCTTGGTAAAGGACATTAATATGGATATAGACATTGCTACAACCATTTTACAAAAACCAGGATATGCCTTGTATAAGGACCTTCTACTTTGA